A genomic region of Arachis hypogaea cultivar Tifrunner chromosome 5, arahy.Tifrunner.gnm2.J5K5, whole genome shotgun sequence contains the following coding sequences:
- the LOC112800924 gene encoding uncharacterized protein: MAMAMQSGIGFSKILIIAGAGYTSTVLIKNGKLSDLIGELQLLVKGWEKSGDHSEGEGEYADAIAAQVRRLANEVRQLTSSRPITVLNGGSGESNLSSLVVPAAALGVVGYGYMWWKGISFSDLMYVTKRSMEKAVSDLTKKLQHASDVIADAKKHLTQRIQHLDDKMLKQNELARSIKDEVAGVRSTITNFHDDLGILHYTVGSLDERLATLSGMQDDANQGLAYLIDFVHGKTRKPPEFLQERLRISAKSRSVLTYQGAPSLMGLKDIAETMRSDLDRSASDGILSDGMDKLEHLRRPLLRAASTR; this comes from the exons ATGGCTATGGCTATGCAAAGCGGGATCGGCTTCTCCAAGATTCTCATCATAGCTGGAGCTG GCTACACCAGTACCGTCCTCATCAAGAACGGTAAACTTTCCGATTTAATTGGCGAGCTCCAG tTGTTGGTGAAGGGATGGGAAAAATCTGGCGATCACAGTGAAGGTGAAGGTGAATATGCTGATGCCATTGCTGCGCAG gtgcgtcgattggcaaatgaaGTTCGGCAGTTAACATCAAGCAGGCCAATTACAGTACTCAATGGGGGTTCTGGAGAAA GTAACTTATCTTCACTTGTGGTTCCAGCAGCTGCATTGGGTGTTGTGGGTTATGGTTACATGTGGTGGAAG GGAATCTCATTCTCAGATCTTATGTATGTCACTAAACGTAGTATGGAAAAAGCTGTTTCAGATTTGACAAAAAAGCTGCAGCATGCCTCAGATGTCATTGCT GATGCTAAGAAGCATTTGACACAGAGGATCCAACATTTGGATGACAAAATGCTCAAGCAGAATGAATTGGCACGGTCAATTAAGGATGAA GTTGCTGGGGTTCGAAGTACAATTACTAATTTCCATGATGACTTGGGAATCTTGCATTACACAGTGGGATCATTG GATGAAAGATTGGCTACACTAAGTGGCATGCAG GATGATGCAAATCAAGGTTTGGCGTACCTCATCGACTTCGTACATGGGAAAACCCGCAAACCACCTGAATTCTTGCAG GAGCGGCTGAGGATTTCTGCAAAATCCCGTAGTGTTCTCACATATCAGGGAGCTCCAAGTCTGATG GGACTCAAAGACATTGCGGAAACAATGCGTAGTGATTTAGACAGGTCAGCCTCTGACGGTATCTTATCAGATGGCATGGATAAGCTAGAGCATCTGCGAAGGCCATTGCTGAG GGCTGCTTCAACCAGGTGA
- the LOC140184842 gene encoding uncharacterized protein — protein MKKVNQDTWSYLMKFDPVTWVRAYFIHGPKVDNLTNNICESFNSKIVKYRCKPILTMCEELRCYPMRRMVQHKRLIECHHGKLVPVKEKRLKRLVKPSNKWTAEWIGDNERKHFEVTYKGSKLDVDLIKHTCTYNRWQLTGMPCTHAVAAIRKRHDNMEDYVHPWLYMESLKKTYKHFIQLVTSEEFWIRTDQTTPDAPVIKRLIGRPKVHNRQKDPTETGENENLAEATNQNYSDPNPTVQSSIGIRRENYLSI, from the exons ATGAAGAAAGTTAATCAGGATACCTGGTCATACCTGATGAAATTTGATCCTGTAACATGGGTAAGAGCCTACTTCATCCATGGTCCGAAAGTTGACAACCTTACTAACAACATATGCGAGTCTTTCAATTCTAAGATTGTCAAGTATAGGTGCAAGCCTATACTCACGATGTGCGAGGAATTGCGATGCTATCCCATGAGGCGTATGGTTCAACACAAGAGACTAATAGAGTGCCATCACGGAAAGCTTGTACCAGTTAAAGAGAAAAGGTTGAAGCGGCTTGTCAAGCCAAGTAACAAATGGACTGCGGAGTGGATTGGTGATAACGAGCGCAAGCATTTTGAGGTCACCTACAAGGGATCTAAATTAGATGTGGATCTGATCAAGCATACATGCACATATAATAGGTGGCAACTAACCG GAATGCCATGCACTCATGCCGTAGCTGCAATTAGAAAAAGACATGATAACATGGAAGATTATGTGCATCCATGGTTATACATGGAATCTTTGAAGAAGACTTACAAACACTTTATCCAGCTTGTAACTAGTGAAGAGTTCTGGATACGGACGGATCAAACTACGCCTGATGCACCTGTCATTAAAAGGCTAATTGGTCGTCCAAAGGTCCATAATAGGCAGAAAGACCCAACAGAAACT GGTGAAAACGAAAATTTAGCTGAGGCAACCAACCAGAACTATTCTGATCCGAACCCCACTGTCCAATCTTCTATTGGGATAAGACGTGAAAACTACCTATCGATTTGA